In a single window of the Candidatus Nanosynbacter featherlites genome:
- a CDS encoding histidine kinase N-terminal 7TM domain-containing protein codes for MDKFRTPKLYCFSPPVMLATLVIEIILALHTIWRYKLTPVTRIVVALLVCLALFQWAEYNVCEGTVLFDSVGWAKLGHVAITMLPPLGIHLVYQISADKRRWIPVLGYTLAVVFISYFLLAVNGVSAGVCLGNYVIFENQPGISEWYGLYYYGLLFVAIAYAYTRGKNAKKHIRRSLWSLIIGYVLFIAPTTFVNIIDPSTITGIPSIMCGFAVLMAVALAGKVLPEYTKQK; via the coding sequence ATGGATAAATTCAGAACACCGAAGCTCTACTGTTTTTCACCGCCAGTGATGTTGGCAACCTTGGTAATTGAGATTATTTTGGCACTGCATACAATATGGCGCTACAAATTAACTCCTGTGACGAGGATCGTCGTGGCACTGCTCGTTTGTCTAGCGCTGTTTCAATGGGCTGAATACAATGTTTGTGAAGGCACGGTGTTGTTTGATAGCGTGGGCTGGGCGAAGCTTGGGCATGTGGCGATTACCATGTTGCCGCCTCTTGGTATTCATTTAGTCTATCAAATTTCTGCCGACAAACGACGTTGGATACCGGTGCTGGGGTATACCTTAGCGGTCGTGTTCATTAGCTACTTTTTGCTAGCCGTAAACGGCGTTAGCGCTGGTGTCTGCTTGGGAAACTATGTCATTTTTGAAAATCAGCCAGGCATCAGTGAATGGTATGGGTTGTACTACTACGGCTTGTTGTTCGTGGCGATTGCCTACGCCTACACTCGTGGCAAAAATGCCAAAAAACACATTCGCCGCTCATTGTGGTCATTGATCATCGGCTATGTACTGTTCATTGCACCAACGACGTTTGTTAATATCATTGATCCATCAACCATCACTGGCATCCCGTCGATTATGTGCGGTTTTGCGGTACTGATGGCAGTAGCTCTCGCAGGAAAAGTATTGCCAGAATACACAAAGCAAAAATAG
- a CDS encoding nucleoside triphosphate pyrophosphohydrolase: MVRFYLQKLVRDKVVPNCLDDPEVVHTEYRELDSQEFRRELVCKVHEEADEIPLGDKQRDEALKELADLQEVVDTLRQDFGFSIEQVQEAMARKKQKKGGFDNRHYIEYNDLVDDSKWVEIFRAQPEKYHEETAGSEEQEVGD, from the coding sequence ATGGTCCGATTTTATTTACAAAAATTAGTGCGCGACAAAGTGGTGCCAAATTGCCTGGATGATCCGGAAGTCGTACATACAGAGTACCGCGAGCTGGACAGTCAGGAATTTCGTCGTGAGCTGGTCTGTAAGGTCCATGAGGAGGCGGACGAAATTCCACTGGGTGATAAACAGCGTGATGAAGCGCTGAAAGAATTAGCTGATTTGCAGGAAGTTGTTGATACACTACGCCAAGATTTTGGTTTTTCTATAGAGCAAGTTCAGGAGGCGATGGCGCGCAAAAAGCAGAAAAAAGGCGGCTTTGATAATCGGCACTATATTGAATATAACGACCTGGTTGATGACAGCAAATGGGTAGAAATTTTCCGCGCCCAGCCAGAGAAGTATCACGAAGAAACAGCAGGCAGTGAAGAGCAGGAGGTCGGCGATTAG
- a CDS encoding glycosyltransferase family 2 protein, whose product MQVHVAIPHYNAPQALKNLLRQLVAQDFDSITVLDDHSADQQKLQDLAREFPAVGFIFGEKNIGAGANRNRFLDMHKTGVVWFIDCDMRVETVNIAAILRQKFAGENHIMLGSTILYANGQPMAWNYGHEMHPQHDRQFTRATQADDRQMLQQQGWDYPWIWGERVTADRQVDWVAEGSFALLIDDFAKVGGYDAEFRYHEGQDLAHRLREAGVKIMVTGDIVCTHLDIDVRGKARHREVEQSAKLFYRKHQIRLD is encoded by the coding sequence ATGCAAGTTCACGTCGCCATCCCACACTATAACGCGCCTCAGGCTTTGAAAAATCTTTTGAGGCAATTAGTAGCACAGGATTTTGATAGCATCACGGTGCTTGATGATCATTCCGCCGACCAGCAAAAACTGCAAGATCTCGCCCGTGAATTTCCGGCAGTCGGTTTCATCTTTGGTGAGAAAAATATTGGCGCAGGAGCTAATCGTAATCGCTTTTTGGATATGCATAAAACTGGCGTGGTGTGGTTTATTGATTGTGACATGCGTGTTGAGACGGTGAATATTGCCGCTATTTTGCGTCAAAAGTTTGCTGGCGAAAATCACATCATGCTTGGTAGTACCATTCTCTACGCCAATGGTCAGCCGATGGCCTGGAATTATGGCCATGAAATGCACCCGCAGCACGACCGGCAATTTACGCGGGCGACTCAGGCAGACGACCGTCAAATGTTACAACAGCAAGGCTGGGATTATCCATGGATTTGGGGTGAGCGAGTTACGGCGGATCGCCAAGTTGATTGGGTGGCTGAGGGGAGCTTCGCGCTGCTGATTGATGATTTTGCGAAGGTTGGTGGATATGACGCAGAGTTTCGCTATCACGAAGGGCAAGATTTAGCGCATCGACTGCGTGAGGCGGGTGTGAAGATCATGGTGACCGGAGATATTGTCTGTACGCATTTGGATATTGATGTTCGGGGCAAAGCTCGCCACCGGGAAGTTGAGCAGTCCGCCAAGCTATTTTACCGGAAGCATCAGATTCGGCTTGATTAA
- a CDS encoding Mur ligase family protein, producing MFRRSFEKKIPLLVREFFASHADVKLIAVTGSTGKTSAKIAIGTVLSQRYAIAMPQLEPKSHMQTLLQIMGVRYPEGPEKKWGFFARRNMYRAVKKRARAEHPEVQVIVQEFSPQTIGFHDWFKTVILPDIAVITSVTTGRMRVEHTIEEVAQEMITLGNNSRMALINRDDIEGRFAAFVTNPNITTYGTSGVAEYYFDEHDFSLTEGHFGAMVSPEYPEGIQTQLKLLGEHNVRPAVAAMAVAVKLGMDVGSIQRGLEALRPIPGRMQLLRGADGTILLDDSYSASPSTTTAAIQTLYSLSAPQKIAVLGNINGLRESMPQEMSKLGYLCSPNELDWVVTVGEMANQYLAPSARQRGCQVKECKDAIEAGSFVRDKLKKDGIALFKGSSGGVWLEEAIKINLHTAIDENKLVRQTPEWIARKNAFFSRFSD from the coding sequence ATGTTTCGACGATCATTTGAAAAGAAAATTCCATTGTTAGTGCGTGAGTTTTTTGCTTCGCATGCGGACGTCAAATTGATAGCGGTGACTGGTAGTACTGGCAAAACGAGCGCCAAGATCGCCATCGGTACGGTTTTGTCACAGCGTTATGCTATCGCCATGCCGCAGCTCGAGCCAAAATCTCACATGCAGACCTTGCTACAGATCATGGGGGTGCGCTATCCTGAGGGTCCTGAAAAAAAATGGGGATTCTTTGCGCGCCGCAATATGTACCGCGCTGTCAAAAAACGAGCTCGCGCTGAGCATCCAGAAGTACAAGTGATTGTTCAGGAATTTAGCCCTCAGACTATTGGTTTTCATGATTGGTTTAAAACCGTCATTTTGCCGGACATTGCCGTCATCACTTCTGTCACCACAGGGCGCATGCGCGTTGAACATACCATAGAAGAAGTCGCTCAGGAAATGATCACACTGGGTAATAACTCTCGGATGGCGTTGATCAATCGCGATGACATCGAAGGTCGGTTTGCGGCTTTTGTGACTAATCCAAACATAACTACCTATGGTACTAGTGGGGTTGCAGAATATTATTTTGATGAACATGATTTTTCACTCACCGAAGGGCATTTTGGCGCTATGGTGTCGCCAGAATATCCAGAGGGTATCCAGACGCAATTGAAGCTGTTGGGCGAACACAACGTAAGACCAGCGGTGGCTGCCATGGCCGTGGCTGTCAAATTAGGCATGGATGTTGGCTCAATTCAGCGAGGCTTGGAGGCGCTACGTCCAATTCCAGGAAGAATGCAGTTGCTGCGCGGTGCTGACGGCACTATCCTTCTGGACGATAGCTACAGCGCATCACCATCGACCACGACTGCTGCCATCCAGACGCTATATAGCTTAAGCGCTCCTCAAAAAATCGCTGTCCTAGGCAATATCAACGGTTTGAGAGAATCGATGCCGCAAGAAATGTCCAAGCTGGGATATTTATGTAGCCCCAATGAACTTGATTGGGTGGTAACGGTCGGAGAAATGGCTAACCAATATTTGGCACCATCGGCTCGCCAGCGTGGCTGTCAGGTAAAAGAATGCAAAGACGCCATTGAAGCTGGTAGCTTTGTGCGCGACAAGCTGAAAAAAGATGGCATTGCGCTATTCAAAGGCTCATCAGGCGGTGTTTGGCTGGAAGAGGCTATTAAGATCAATCTTCATACGGCAATTGATGAAAACAAGTTAGTTCGTCAGACACCAGAATGGATAGCCAGGAAGAATGCATTTTTCTCTCGTTTTAGCGATTAG
- the ligA gene encoding NAD-dependent DNA ligase LigA, which translates to MTARQLDRQAAEQRIVKLRDLINDYRYHYHVLDESIMSEAAADSLKHELSQLEEQFPDLITPDSPTQRVAGKALSKFAKVQHQTRMISLQDVFDRAEVAAWIQRMHKVRSDITEEFLCDIKMDGLACALIYEDGVLTRAVTRGDGLVGEDVTMNVRTIQNVPLTLRANQRFAHFLRGRTEIRGEIVMHKEDFAALNQRRRATGQPEFANPRNLAAGTIRQLDPKLVAERPLHFVGYDIIRDNLEDTPTIAFGYQMMNELGITTSRQTQIVYGLDEVMSYVNHLDELRQSLQFNTDGAVIKLNDRRQFAQLGIVGKTPRAAVAYKFAAEEATTVVRDIVISIGRTGAATPVAVFDPVVVAGTTVQHASLHNADEIARLDVRRGDTVVIFKAGDIIPQVQTVLKELREADSKSIDYPAELARQYPELAFVRPEGEAVYRVKGLSGPLILKRSLAHFASKGALDIDTLGEKNVEALVEAGLVNDLADIYRLTKDDLLKLERFAEISAQKLIDAIAAKKQPALERFLFGLGIRHVGAQTAIDLTNHFKSIKKLLVATIDELREVDGVGEIVAESIVAWFADEDNVTLLEKFADLGVTPQFTKKSGSLTGQSFVITGTLQSMGRDAAAERIRELGGTFQTAVAKDTTYLVAGGKVGASKLKKAEQYGTKIIDEQTLLELIQ; encoded by the coding sequence ATGACAGCGCGCCAGCTTGATCGGCAGGCGGCCGAGCAACGAATTGTCAAACTGCGAGATCTGATCAATGATTATCGCTATCACTATCACGTGCTCGACGAATCGATCATGAGTGAGGCGGCAGCTGATAGTCTGAAGCATGAATTGTCGCAGCTGGAAGAACAATTTCCGGACCTCATCACACCAGACAGCCCAACCCAGCGGGTGGCAGGAAAGGCGCTCAGTAAATTCGCCAAGGTCCAGCATCAAACGCGAATGATTTCACTCCAGGATGTGTTTGACCGAGCAGAAGTTGCGGCGTGGATACAGCGTATGCACAAAGTGCGTAGTGATATCACTGAAGAATTTTTGTGCGATATCAAGATGGATGGCCTGGCCTGTGCGCTGATTTATGAGGACGGTGTACTGACGCGGGCGGTGACGCGGGGCGACGGATTGGTTGGTGAAGATGTGACCATGAACGTGCGGACGATTCAGAATGTGCCGCTGACACTACGCGCCAATCAGCGATTTGCTCATTTTTTGCGTGGTCGGACGGAGATTCGCGGTGAAATCGTGATGCATAAAGAGGACTTTGCGGCATTAAATCAGCGTCGGCGAGCGACTGGTCAGCCGGAATTTGCCAATCCGCGTAACCTAGCCGCAGGGACGATTCGTCAGCTTGATCCAAAACTGGTGGCAGAGCGCCCGCTCCATTTTGTTGGTTATGATATCATTCGCGATAACCTCGAGGACACGCCGACAATTGCCTTTGGTTACCAGATGATGAACGAGTTGGGCATCACCACCAGCCGCCAAACGCAAATCGTCTATGGCTTGGATGAGGTGATGAGCTATGTTAATCATCTGGATGAGCTGCGTCAGTCGCTTCAGTTTAACACCGACGGAGCGGTCATCAAGCTCAACGACCGGCGACAGTTTGCCCAGCTAGGCATCGTTGGCAAGACACCGCGAGCCGCAGTGGCCTATAAATTTGCCGCCGAAGAAGCTACGACCGTCGTCCGTGATATCGTTATTTCCATCGGTCGAACCGGTGCGGCCACGCCAGTAGCGGTGTTTGACCCAGTGGTAGTGGCCGGTACGACGGTGCAGCATGCTAGTCTACATAATGCCGACGAAATTGCCCGGCTGGATGTGCGGCGCGGTGACACGGTGGTGATTTTCAAGGCTGGCGACATCATCCCGCAGGTGCAAACTGTGCTAAAAGAATTGCGCGAAGCAGATTCCAAATCAATTGATTATCCAGCGGAACTAGCACGCCAATATCCGGAACTAGCATTTGTGCGGCCAGAGGGCGAGGCAGTCTACCGCGTTAAAGGTTTGAGCGGCCCGCTGATTTTGAAGCGGTCCCTGGCGCACTTTGCCTCCAAAGGCGCGCTGGACATTGATACGCTGGGCGAGAAAAATGTTGAGGCGCTGGTCGAGGCTGGGCTAGTTAACGATTTGGCGGATATTTACCGGTTGACGAAAGATGATTTACTGAAACTGGAGCGCTTTGCTGAGATTTCCGCGCAGAAGCTCATCGATGCCATTGCTGCCAAAAAACAGCCAGCCTTGGAGCGATTTTTGTTTGGCCTTGGCATTCGTCATGTTGGAGCGCAGACGGCGATTGACCTGACAAATCACTTTAAGAGTATCAAAAAGTTACTAGTGGCGACAATTGATGAGCTGCGTGAAGTGGATGGCGTGGGTGAAATTGTTGCCGAGTCAATTGTGGCGTGGTTTGCCGATGAAGATAATGTGACGCTGCTCGAAAAATTTGCTGACCTTGGCGTGACGCCACAATTTACTAAAAAATCCGGCAGTCTAACTGGCCAAAGCTTCGTTATCACCGGCACCCTGCAGTCGATGGGTCGTGATGCTGCTGCTGAAAGAATCCGCGAGCTTGGTGGCACCTTCCAAACCGCTGTTGCAAAAGATACAACATATTTAGTAGCCGGCGGTAAAGTTGGCGCCAGTAAATTGAAAAAAGCCGAACAATACGGCACCAAAATTATTGATGAACAAACATTATTAGAGCTTATACAGTAA
- a CDS encoding SDR family NAD(P)-dependent oxidoreductase, producing MKTVLITGASDGLGFATAQLLLEKGYNVYSLSRSKPTDSRIKHITLDLTDEISIKSAAQQILELDDQIMALVNCAGIMSRFDRTDEKLFSDIIKVYSTNIMGVIYLTNFLIDRVVKDEADVINVASTAGTKGSASEPVYTSSKWAMRGYSKSLQMLFKGKKSRAISFCPGGMRNRMLEKITGEQLPDPENWMPVEIVAKTLVDIIETPKPAEISEIVINRK from the coding sequence ATGAAGACAGTTTTAATTACCGGCGCAAGCGATGGTCTGGGTTTTGCCACCGCACAACTACTGCTTGAAAAGGGCTACAATGTTTATTCTCTTTCTCGCTCAAAACCAACAGATAGCAGAATCAAGCACATTACGCTTGATCTGACAGATGAAATATCCATCAAGAGTGCCGCTCAGCAAATCTTAGAGCTTGATGATCAAATCATGGCACTCGTTAACTGTGCTGGCATTATGTCTAGATTTGACCGGACGGATGAAAAACTATTTAGCGATATTATAAAGGTATATTCTACAAATATCATGGGTGTAATTTATCTCACTAACTTCTTAATAGACAGGGTTGTCAAAGATGAAGCGGACGTCATCAATGTCGCTTCTACAGCCGGCACTAAAGGTTCTGCAAGCGAGCCAGTGTACACTAGTAGTAAATGGGCAATGCGTGGCTATAGCAAATCACTGCAAATGCTTTTCAAGGGCAAAAAGTCGCGAGCAATTAGCTTCTGTCCAGGTGGTATGCGCAACAGAATGCTTGAGAAAATTACTGGCGAGCAGCTACCAGACCCTGAAAACTGGATGCCAGTGGAAATAGTCGCAAAGACATTAGTGGACATCATCGAGACGCCAAAGCCGGCAGAAATTAGCGAAATTGTCATCAATAGAAAATAA
- the secG gene encoding preprotein translocase subunit SecG has translation MNLEQLLPYITLGSAFLMIITILLQQRGASLGAGFGSSGELFTTRRGFDKNLFDVTIVLAVVFVLSILASLVLPGLKG, from the coding sequence ATGAATTTGGAACAACTTTTACCATATATCACATTAGGATCAGCATTTTTGATGATTATTACAATTTTGCTGCAACAGCGTGGCGCCTCACTTGGTGCAGGGTTTGGATCTTCTGGTGAACTGTTTACGACACGTCGTGGTTTTGATAAGAACTTGTTTGACGTTACCATCGTTCTGGCTGTAGTTTTTGTGCTATCAATCTTGGCTAGTTTGGTCTTGCCGGGGCTTAAAGGCTAG
- a CDS encoding phage holin family protein, with product MKRQFFVFLFRWAMNSFGIWISLRLLGTMSDGGLLTFLLAGLIFSVINSMLKPIIIILSLPAILLTLGLFTLIINGLMVYLAIVLAPNVSITFGDAIIAGIILSLVNYIVSSVVDLRTAQKEQES from the coding sequence ATGAAACGGCAATTTTTTGTATTTCTATTCAGATGGGCTATGAACTCATTTGGCATCTGGATATCGTTGCGACTTTTAGGTACCATGTCGGATGGTGGCTTGTTGACGTTTCTGCTGGCTGGTTTGATATTTTCCGTCATCAACAGTATGCTCAAACCGATCATTATCATCTTGTCACTGCCGGCAATTCTGTTGACCCTTGGTCTATTTACGCTGATTATCAATGGTCTCATGGTCTATCTTGCCATTGTACTCGCTCCAAACGTTTCCATAACATTTGGTGACGCAATTATTGCCGGCATCATCCTTAGTTTGGTAAACTATATAGTAAGTAGTGTGGTTGATTTACGGACTGCGCAAAAAGAACAGGAGAGTTAG
- a CDS encoding LemA family protein, translating into MSSIIIALIVVGVVLVLAIGFIVATYNGLVTLRNRVEEAWSDITVQLKRRTDLIPNLVNSVKGYATHEKEVFEKVTEARSAIMDAKGVKDTAEAENMLEGALKSLFAVAEAYPDLKANQNFMQLQQELVDTEDKIQASRRFYNGGVRDLNTKIQTFPANIVAGMFNFQAKEFFEVEDRASVENPVEVKF; encoded by the coding sequence ATGAGCTCAATCATCATAGCACTTATAGTCGTTGGCGTTGTCCTGGTTCTCGCTATCGGCTTCATCGTCGCCACCTATAATGGTTTGGTGACTCTACGCAACCGCGTTGAAGAAGCATGGAGCGACATCACGGTTCAGCTGAAACGTCGTACTGACTTGATCCCAAATCTTGTGAACTCTGTGAAGGGTTACGCGACACACGAAAAAGAAGTATTTGAAAAGGTGACCGAAGCACGTTCAGCCATCATGGATGCCAAAGGTGTGAAGGATACTGCCGAGGCAGAAAACATGCTCGAAGGCGCCTTGAAGAGTCTGTTTGCAGTAGCTGAGGCTTACCCAGACTTGAAGGCTAACCAAAACTTCATGCAATTGCAGCAGGAACTGGTCGACACTGAAGACAAAATTCAAGCTTCCCGCCGCTTCTACAACGGTGGCGTTCGTGACTTGAACACCAAGATTCAGACTTTCCCAGCAAACATCGTTGCAGGCATGTTTAACTTCCAAGCCAAGGAATTCTTTGAGGTTGAAGACCGTGCGTCTGTTGAGAACCCAGTAGAAGTCAAATTCTAA
- a CDS encoding alpha/beta hydrolase, producing the protein MKQIVHIHGGSPFDSYERYLSALRNDPLTYESLFHKTKWRDWLAVTMTDFDVLVPNMPNKQNARYSEWKIYFEKILPFLGNNVQLIGSSLGAIFLAKYLHENPLSIPVNRLILIAAPYNDATHEDLGDFILPSATGLEKSAKEIHLFHSKDDTVVPFTELAKFQSDLPSAKSHIFVDRGHFQQPTFPELKELLEK; encoded by the coding sequence ATGAAGCAAATTGTACATATTCATGGCGGATCACCTTTCGATTCCTACGAGCGCTATCTCTCCGCACTGCGCAATGACCCACTTACATATGAAAGTCTTTTTCACAAAACAAAATGGCGCGATTGGCTGGCTGTTACAATGACAGATTTTGATGTGTTGGTACCTAATATGCCTAATAAACAAAATGCACGATATTCTGAGTGGAAAATCTACTTTGAAAAGATATTGCCATTCTTGGGTAATAATGTACAGCTCATCGGTAGTAGTCTTGGGGCAATATTCTTAGCAAAATATTTGCATGAAAATCCTCTCAGCATACCAGTCAATCGACTAATCCTAATTGCTGCTCCATATAATGATGCAACTCACGAAGACTTGGGCGATTTTATATTGCCAAGTGCAACTGGACTCGAAAAATCCGCCAAAGAAATTCACCTATTCCACAGTAAAGACGATACTGTGGTGCCTTTTACTGAGCTAGCAAAGTTTCAGTCTGACCTACCAAGCGCAAAAAGCCATATATTTGTTGACCGAGGCCATTTCCAACAGCCAACCTTCCCTGAGTTAAAAGAACTGCTCGAAAAATAA
- the htpX gene encoding zinc metalloprotease HtpX: MYSAISQNKRNTVIIMAVFVAIIGIIGVFIGMVVKNYSLAWIVFGCSMLYAWLQYYLAGKLAMAMTGAQEIEKKDAPELWRVVENLAIASGMPMPKVYIIDDPAPNAFATGRDPKHAIVGATTGLLEIMDKRELEAVMAHEMSHVRNYDIRVSMIAFGLVSAIGLLADLALRMMFFGGDDDRDVHPAVYILGLVVVILAPILATITQLAVSRQREYLADASGALLTRDSEGLASALGKLQEYGRPMERQSTSTANLFMNNPLRPGFFSKLFSTHPPLEDRIARLRNNATKM; encoded by the coding sequence ATGTATAGTGCGATTTCTCAAAATAAACGCAACACCGTCATCATCATGGCAGTGTTCGTAGCTATCATTGGTATTATCGGTGTCTTCATCGGCATGGTGGTCAAAAATTATTCACTGGCGTGGATTGTGTTTGGTTGTTCGATGCTGTACGCCTGGCTTCAGTACTATCTGGCTGGAAAATTAGCCATGGCCATGACTGGCGCGCAGGAGATTGAGAAAAAAGATGCGCCTGAACTGTGGCGAGTAGTTGAGAATTTGGCGATTGCTTCTGGTATGCCGATGCCGAAAGTCTACATCATTGACGACCCGGCGCCGAACGCCTTTGCGACGGGTCGCGACCCCAAGCATGCCATCGTCGGTGCGACGACTGGACTGCTGGAGATCATGGACAAACGTGAGCTCGAGGCAGTGATGGCGCACGAAATGAGCCATGTGCGTAACTACGACATTCGCGTTAGTATGATTGCTTTTGGTTTGGTGAGTGCTATTGGGCTATTGGCTGATCTGGCCCTGCGCATGATGTTCTTTGGTGGTGACGATGACCGTGATGTTCACCCAGCGGTGTACATATTGGGTTTGGTAGTAGTTATTTTGGCGCCAATTCTGGCAACCATCACGCAGTTAGCAGTCAGTCGGCAGCGAGAATATTTGGCCGACGCTTCTGGTGCGTTGCTGACTCGAGACTCAGAGGGTTTGGCGAGTGCACTGGGCAAATTGCAAGAATATGGCCGACCTATGGAGCGCCAAAGCACATCGACAGCCAATTTATTTATGAATAATCCGCTACGCCCCGGCTTTTTCTCAAAATTATTTAGTACCCATCCACCGTTGGAGGATCGTATTGCTCGCCTGCGAAACAATGCGACAAAAATGTAA
- a CDS encoding peptide ABC transporter substrate-binding protein encodes MTEAGGKPSWKRFQKMSASGKNLNRRAVKIEKGVIKHAHKFVTSRLDRLTEVRREVIGWAVLLMILVGLSAGQWTIFRAAYTKDAPQEGGTYSEGVLGSLETLNPLFARSNAERSAARLMFASLYQYDNTGHLKGDLAKSIAINGTETEYTITLKDNLRWSDGHSLTVDDVIFTVNLLKNSKVGASTDGWASIKVRKTADNTVTFVIPSTYAPFLHTLTFPVVPKHVLEHVAPATLRDHSFGRSPVTSGPFKFRLLQTDNRESGRKAVHMTANEAYHFGKPKLDRFQLYAYASLDEITKGLRTSEIMATPELTYASQPENVKKMYEMKAYETHNGVYALFNSKSPILQSPSIRKALVQSVDITALRKKMPQQTGELTGPILPEHTEAELERPLTRDVEAAKKLLDAEGWTVSGGVRKKGDQSLKLSVVSLQGSKYENAANSLAETWRNELNAEVEVKIVDATDANQDVLRSVLQPRNFDVLIYELVLGGDPDVYAYWHSSQDQRDQRGLNFANYNDAISDDALVGGRGKRSSKQRADYYQSFARRWQASAASLPLYRPTVEYIKLPSVQAVTQNTRLVSPTDRFADVIYWTVRQDSVYKTP; translated from the coding sequence ATGACAGAGGCTGGAGGCAAGCCGTCTTGGAAGCGGTTCCAAAAAATGAGCGCTTCTGGAAAAAACTTAAATCGTCGAGCTGTGAAGATCGAAAAGGGCGTCATCAAGCACGCACATAAGTTTGTAACATCCCGTCTCGACAGATTGACAGAAGTCCGCCGAGAAGTTATCGGCTGGGCAGTACTATTGATGATATTGGTTGGCCTGAGTGCAGGGCAATGGACTATTTTTCGTGCAGCCTACACGAAGGATGCACCTCAGGAAGGTGGCACATATTCAGAGGGAGTTTTAGGATCGCTGGAAACCCTCAACCCCTTGTTTGCGCGTTCTAATGCAGAACGGTCTGCTGCGAGGCTAATGTTTGCCAGCCTCTACCAATACGACAATACTGGACACCTCAAGGGGGATTTAGCAAAATCAATCGCCATCAACGGCACCGAGACTGAATATACGATCACTCTGAAAGATAATCTTCGCTGGTCTGATGGCCACTCATTGACGGTCGATGATGTCATATTTACGGTTAATCTTCTAAAAAACTCCAAGGTTGGCGCTTCAACTGACGGTTGGGCATCCATCAAAGTTCGGAAAACTGCCGACAATACTGTAACATTTGTAATACCATCCACCTATGCGCCATTTTTGCATACATTGACGTTTCCAGTTGTTCCAAAACACGTATTGGAACATGTAGCGCCAGCTACTCTGCGCGACCACTCGTTTGGACGCTCACCGGTCACGAGCGGACCATTCAAATTCCGACTCTTGCAGACAGATAACCGGGAAAGTGGCAGAAAAGCTGTGCATATGACGGCAAATGAAGCATATCACTTTGGTAAGCCAAAGCTAGACCGTTTCCAGCTGTACGCATATGCCTCACTGGATGAGATCACAAAGGGCTTGAGAACTAGTGAAATCATGGCCACGCCAGAGCTGACCTATGCTTCTCAGCCAGAAAACGTCAAAAAAATGTATGAGATGAAGGCTTATGAAACCCACAACGGGGTGTACGCATTATTCAATAGCAAGAGTCCGATTCTCCAGTCTCCATCCATTCGCAAAGCTTTGGTGCAGTCAGTCGACATCACCGCGCTTCGCAAAAAGATGCCACAACAAACAGGCGAATTGACAGGACCGATTTTGCCGGAACACACTGAAGCAGAGCTGGAACGGCCGTTAACCCGTGATGTAGAAGCAGCTAAAAAGCTACTGGACGCAGAAGGTTGGACGGTGTCTGGCGGTGTGCGTAAAAAGGGCGATCAGTCACTGAAACTGTCAGTTGTTTCCTTGCAGGGTTCTAAATATGAAAATGCAGCTAATTCGTTGGCTGAGACGTGGCGAAATGAGCTCAATGCTGAAGTGGAAGTTAAAATTGTTGATGCAACAGATGCTAATCAGGATGTTCTCAGGTCGGTGTTGCAACCGCGTAATTTTGACGTCTTGATATATGAGTTGGTGCTTGGCGGTGACCCAGATGTCTACGCGTATTGGCATTCGTCACAAGATCAACGCGACCAACGAGGTCTGAACTTTGCCAATTATAATGACGCTATCTCAGATGATGCATTGGTTGGTGGTCGTGGTAAGCGTTCTTCAAAACAACGAGCAGATTATTATCAGTCATTCGCACGGCGCTGGCAAGCATCGGCTGCGTCACTGCCGCTGTACCGTCCAACAGTTGAGTACATCAAACTACCATCAGTCCAGGCTGTAACGCAAAATACTCGACTGGTTTCGCCAACTGATCGATTTGCTGACGTGATATATTGGACAGTTCGCCAAGATTCAGTTTACAAAACACCGTAG